Proteins from one Parvibaculum lavamentivorans DS-1 genomic window:
- the gap gene encoding type I glyceraldehyde-3-phosphate dehydrogenase has protein sequence MAVRVAINGFGRIGRLVLRAIAESGRKDIEVVAINDLGSVDANALLLKYDSVHGPFPGKIKTTKSTMDLGRGPIKVLAERDPAKLPWKDLGVDIALECTGLFTAREKAAAHLTAGARKVLISAPGENSDLTVVYGVNHSALKKSHKVVSNASCTTNCLAPVAQVLHKACGIEQGYMTTIHAYTGDQNTVDTLHKDPRRARAAGVSMIPTSTGAAKAVGLVLPELQGKLDGTSIRVPTPNVSVIDLVFTSKKKTTAEEVNAAIIAAAKGPLKGILATTNEPNVSIDFNHNPASSTFDLTQTQVIDGKLVRVLSWYDNEWGFSNRMGDTAVAMGKLL, from the coding sequence ATGGCAGTGCGCGTTGCGATTAACGGATTCGGTCGGATCGGGCGCCTTGTGCTTCGCGCCATTGCGGAATCAGGCCGCAAGGACATCGAAGTCGTAGCGATCAACGATCTTGGCTCTGTCGATGCGAACGCCCTCCTGCTGAAATATGACAGCGTGCACGGCCCCTTCCCCGGCAAGATCAAGACGACGAAGTCGACCATGGATCTCGGCCGCGGTCCGATCAAAGTGCTCGCCGAACGCGATCCCGCGAAGCTCCCCTGGAAGGACCTCGGCGTCGATATCGCGCTCGAATGCACGGGTCTCTTCACCGCCCGTGAAAAGGCGGCGGCGCACCTCACGGCGGGCGCCAGGAAGGTGCTGATCTCTGCACCGGGCGAAAATTCGGATCTGACGGTCGTATACGGTGTGAACCACTCGGCCCTGAAGAAGAGCCACAAGGTCGTCTCCAACGCCTCCTGCACCACAAACTGCCTCGCCCCCGTTGCTCAGGTCCTTCACAAGGCCTGTGGCATCGAACAGGGCTACATGACGACGATCCACGCCTATACGGGCGACCAGAACACCGTCGATACGCTTCACAAGGACCCGCGCCGGGCCCGCGCCGCCGGCGTCTCCATGATTCCGACATCTACTGGCGCCGCCAAGGCCGTCGGTCTCGTGCTGCCGGAACTCCAGGGCAAGCTCGACGGCACGTCGATCCGCGTACCCACTCCGAACGTCTCGGTGATCGACCTCGTCTTCACGTCCAAGAAAAAGACTACGGCGGAAGAAGTGAACGCCGCCATCATCGCCGCCGCGAAGGGCCCCTTGAAAGGCATTCTCGCGACGACGAACGAGCCGAACGTCTCGATCGACTTCAACCATAACCCGGCCTCCTCCACCTTCGATCTGACGCAGACGCAGGTGATCGACGGCAAGCTCGTGCGCGTGCTGAGCTGGTACGACAATGAGTGGGGCTTCTCGAACCGTATGGGCGACACCGCTGTCGCCATGGGCAAGCTTCTCTGA